Proteins from a genomic interval of Haloferax marinisediminis:
- a CDS encoding amidase — protein MTKTLLDEMRTQAERLGFSLPDELLTEIAESTQSDSDSDFEATVSSGTDRGHVADDAENALLAVYDEPRVHTDSGILAGVTVAVKDNIAVADLEMTCGSAAYALVPSFDAPAVSRLLDEGATLVGKANMEPFAMGPTGEFSDFGHVTNPLDPDRVAGGSSSGSAAAVAAGTVDVALGTDTGGSIRIPAACCGVVGVKPSHRLVPRYGFVDFAPSLDTIGPISTDVQTGAKALATMAGPDPRDPTAANRPMDPDAVDETLDSPEGLTVGVPDTPFDRSDERVADAVREVVDRLEDLGITVEPVELDLGETEFAYLSIGSAEFSWLLAGNGVVRGQGTGYSEELRDAFERARNEGLGEHVARRILPPAFLDATTGGAVYASARREGIAFGERLATVFEQVDAIVTPTLRSLPPGLGETTTRDDFIPLLGNTAPFNIAGTPAVSVPVTTLDGHPVSAQAIAPQFEDSRALQVARSLERVAD, from the coding sequence GTGACCAAAACACTGCTCGACGAGATGCGCACCCAGGCCGAGCGTCTGGGGTTCAGCCTGCCGGACGAACTGCTCACCGAAATCGCCGAGTCGACTCAGTCCGACTCGGACAGTGACTTCGAGGCGACTGTGAGCAGTGGAACCGACCGTGGTCACGTCGCGGACGACGCTGAAAATGCCCTTCTTGCAGTCTACGACGAACCGCGTGTTCACACCGATTCTGGCATCCTCGCCGGCGTGACGGTCGCGGTCAAGGACAACATCGCTGTCGCCGACCTGGAGATGACGTGTGGCTCAGCGGCGTACGCTCTCGTTCCATCGTTCGACGCACCAGCGGTCAGCCGCCTATTAGACGAGGGGGCGACACTCGTCGGAAAGGCAAACATGGAACCGTTCGCGATGGGCCCGACCGGTGAGTTCAGTGACTTCGGTCACGTGACGAACCCGCTAGACCCCGACCGTGTTGCAGGCGGTTCTTCGAGTGGGAGTGCTGCTGCCGTTGCGGCTGGGACTGTCGACGTCGCTCTCGGAACTGACACTGGTGGGAGCATTCGAATCCCTGCTGCCTGTTGTGGCGTCGTCGGTGTCAAACCTAGCCACCGACTCGTTCCACGGTACGGCTTCGTCGACTTTGCTCCGTCCCTCGACACCATCGGTCCCATTAGCACTGACGTACAGACAGGCGCGAAGGCGCTTGCGACGATGGCGGGTCCCGACCCACGCGACCCGACCGCTGCGAATCGACCTATGGACCCCGATGCTGTCGACGAGACGCTCGACTCACCCGAGGGGTTGACTGTCGGTGTCCCAGACACACCGTTCGACCGGTCGGACGAGAGGGTCGCAGACGCGGTCCGCGAAGTCGTCGACCGACTCGAAGACCTCGGCATCACCGTCGAACCTGTCGAACTCGACCTTGGCGAGACAGAGTTTGCCTACCTCAGCATTGGGTCTGCAGAGTTCTCTTGGTTACTCGCTGGAAACGGCGTCGTCAGAGGACAGGGAACCGGCTACAGTGAAGAACTCCGAGACGCGTTCGAACGGGCCCGGAACGAAGGCCTCGGAGAACACGTGGCGAGACGAATTCTCCCGCCTGCGTTCCTCGATGCGACGACTGGTGGGGCGGTGTACGCGTCAGCGCGTCGCGAGGGAATCGCGTTTGGCGAGCGACTCGCAACCGTGTTCGAACAGGTTGACGCCATCGTCACGCCCACGCTCCGTTCGCTCCCCCCCGGACTGGGGGAGACGACGACCCGAGACGACTTCATCCCGCTCTTGGGTAACACTGCGCCGTTCAACATCGCTGGCACTCCAGCAGTTTCGGTTCCGGTGACGACGCTCGACGGCCATCCAGTAAGCGCGCAGGCAATCGCCCCGCAATTCGAAGATAGCCGTGCACTTCAGGTCGCCCGTTCACTGGAGCGCGTCGCTGACTGA